TTGAGACTTGTCCAAGGCTGGAAAAGGCAAAGGCACCAACTTCACTTTCCCAGGTGGTGGCAGCTCATACTGGGAGGGAGAGGAACACTCTTCCTCAGCATTGCTGGGTGCTTTCAGGGCTGTCCCCTCACCTGGGGCATCTAACCATGCTTTGACAGCTGTAGACAACTGCTGGGGGTCTTTGGGTCTACTTGGGTTTCCAAGGGCCCGAGAGGAAGAGAGCCCAGTTTTCTTGTCACTCTTCTTCCCTAGTGCGTGAAAAACCTGCACCGACTCCAGCATATGCAAGCCTAGGCAGCTTCGAGGCTTCTTAAAGACCTCTGGACTAAAGTCAGGCTGATTTTTCTTACGCTTCATCCCGGCAATAGTTGGTTTCTCTTCTGTCTTGACTTTGTTCCCTGATGCTTTATTCTCATCAGTTATTTTGGTGTTTTCTTTGGTCTTTTTCTGCCCCTGGTTCTTTGTTTTGCTGATCCTGCTGGATGCAGCTTTCTGAGATTTGTCATTAGGAAGCTTTTCGATGTCAGTAGGAGCCCTGTCATTGGGTTCTTCATTGCAGAGAACCACTTGTCCTACCAGCACACTCTCTTGGCTGTTTTGCAGGGTGTCAGCCTTGAGAGGACCATCCACAGGCTTGGAAGCCACATGTGTGATATTCCTGACATCATCAGAGAGACTTTTCATGACACTTGACTCTCCTTGCACCTCACTAAATTTGATGACTCCCTCATCTTTGACTTGGAATGTGTTGAAATCTTTGGCTTGGTCAAGGTCACTGAAGGAATAAAAGAGCTGGGGCAGGTGAATCTCTCCCACTGGTGTAGTGATGTCAGCAAAACCACCACTAGGTTTAGCCCCATTTTCAAGTGTTTCCTGATCGTTGAAGCACAGAATATTGTTCCCCAGGCCTATATTTTCACAACCAGACTGGTTCTCTTGGCCAAGAGGATCAAGGTAGGCCAGGAGTTGTTGAATGTCAGGGATTTCTAGAGGGCACAGTGGAGGGTCTTCATTTTCTATTGGGATCTGATAGGCATCAAGAGACTTGGCAAGTTCGATGTTAATCTCATTCAAATTTTTATTCTGTGTTTGTTCCAGGTTTTGCGTGGGAGGCAGAGCCAGGTTACCGGAACTCTGAATTGGAGTTAGCATAGGAATTTCCCCAACCTCAGGCGATGAGTGCCTGTCAAGAATCTGGATTTGGCTACTTCCTGCCTTGGTGAATTCTGGAGATTGGGACAGACAAAGTGTCTGACCTGGGTGTTGCAATCCATAGGAAGTCTCCATCCCCAATGAAGGGTCCATCACTACAAAGAAATCAAGGAGCAAGTCAGTCCTTGGTAACTGAGATATTCCCCTCTAAGGCACCAGTACAACACTGAGCACCTTCCAGCAATGGGCAGGTATTTCTACTAGATTTTCATAGAAATCAGGACCAGGTTCTTTGCTAGGCATTAAGAAGTTCTTAATGGTGAACATATGTTGTCATTGCTtatcagttttgttttatttcatagttATTGAAagccaaataaaaaagtaatttcaGATATTGAAATGTTTTATACAATCTAGCACTCTCAGAGTCTTCTCAATTCTCtccactttattgagaaaataagAATACATCATGGACCCTAAAAATAGATACCATATTTGTGATATATACAAGCAATgacaattttttggctttatttCTTTTGACGGTATCTCAGAACACTGATCTTAAATCTTGGTGTAGAGCAGTGAGAGGAATTCAAATGAACTTATCACAGCAAGAGTTCTGAAATGCCTTCTTAAGAGTCTAGAACAATTTAAGGGAGGGCATTCCTTACAGTGTGATAGTACAGGAAACTGATAAATTATGGTAGTGAAAGAAATGTAGTTCTTAATTTGTTCTGATGTtatattatgttatgttatgtttgttATGTCACGTCATATTATGTTATGTAACCTAGACAGTTTTGATAACATCTGCATTAGAGGTTCTTACATAGAGTTTGAAAGTAGAGAGCACAGTACAAGTGAGAGTAACCTCAGAACTTAAGTTATACGTATCTGTGGACTCACTAATTCCCTAACTGAACTCTAATACTGCTCACACTCACCTTGTAAACCGGTTTCTGTGCTGGGTTGAGTTGACACAGAGTAGTACATTCCAGAGGTGGAGACTGGTGGTAGTGTATTTGTGGGCTGAACCTCCTTGAGTACCATCACCATTTCAGGATATAAGTTGTTTAAAGTTTGAGGAACAGAGCCCCTATTTTCTGGGTATGACTCAGAGCCATAGGACTGCAGGCAGGGTCCAAGTTCTCCAGACAGCAGAGGCCCCAGTGTGCCTTGATTACAGTAATATACCTGGTTTCCTTCCTGATAGGGAAGTGCCAAGCTAGGTGCCTGATTTGGAATCTGATATGTTGTCCCCTGCACAAGGCTGGCAGAAAGGGATGGATACATAGTAATCATGTTTTTGGCACCTGGAGTTTTATCATACTGAGCTACCATAGACATGGAGGCGACAGCTTTGTCTTGGTCAATGAGGGTCACAGTGAAGTCTTCAAGAGAAGATGACTTGTTTTCAGTGCTTCCTGTGACATCCCACTCCAAGATACTTGGGTAGGAAGTAGCTGAAGTGGAGATCTGGCTCTGGCCAGTACCTCTAGGCAATGTGGTTGTGCTAGGCTGCTGGTAAAGGTAAGCGCTAGGCATGAGTGGTTGTAAAGAGGTGTTAGAGGCTGATGGTAGTAGCCATGGGGAGCTGACAGCTGGAGAAGAGTCTCTGGAGAAGTTGCAGACGCTTGCTGTTAGGGAAGCTGCACTGCTCACAATAGGCAGAGAGAACTGTAATGAATTTGAAGTTCCCAGTAATGTTGAGTTTTGGAAATTTTCTGTAGTGAATAAAGAATGATGAAATTTTATTGATATTGGTCAATCTCATGTATCAGTATTAAAGTTGTTACCATCAGGTAGCCTGTATACTGATCTTCACTGAGAGAGCAAAACAGTGTCTGGTGATTTTAAATGCTGAAGCAATTTGGTTGCTTTTCTTTCCCAGCATAGGCTGAGCTATAGTAGTAACTCAAGTACTCTTATTCTTATGTTTTTCTGAGTTAAAGATGCCTTTGCCCTGTCCTACCTTTTTGGAGCCTGAACTACTACTAATTCAAATGTTATCTCCTAGAATGGAAACATTTTATTTAGCATTCATTAGCTATGattttaaatagagatagagaagctgagaaattgagagtgaaagaaatcatagcaccaaagttcaTTTCAGTGCAGTGTGgactgtgcttgaacctgggtcaggcaCATTGACAtaacagcacactgtccaagtatgCTGTTTTGATGGTCTGAACAGAAGTATTTTAAAGCTagcatgttgttgttgttctcctccccttctttttaaaatatattctatttgtgttttaataaaagagagatacataggataagataaagagagactagaacactgcttaacTGTGGCTTGTGGTAgtgatgggaattgaaccttgttgagcctcaggtttgaaaaccttttgcataacctttatactgTATCCCCAGCACTAAGCTAGTAAGTTATTAGAGAATTTCtattgaaacattttattttatatgtgaagAAACTAAACCTCAgagacataattttttttaatacagaccTTTTCTGTCAATTAAAAATTAGTAgcgctaagcagaacttggactggagttggtgtactgcaccaaagtaaaatactctgtgtgtgtgtgtgtgtgtgtgtgtgtgtgtgtgtggggttcaggtcctggaacatgatagtagAGGTGGGgggcctagtggggattgtattattaCATGGAAATGTTAGACATGTAcaggctattgtattttactgttgactataatccACTAaccccacaattaaaaaaaaatagtagtgctAAGGATGAGTACTGGCACATGTAACATGTACAAAGTGTGCatgttacggtgtgcaaggaatcatgttcaagccctcagtccctacctgctggtaagaagcttcacaaatgttgaagcaatgctgaaggtctctcttctctcagtttgccttctctctctctctctctccctctccctctctccctactgcttcctttccttccctatcCTCTCTAAACTTCTCGGTTTCtggtcataaataaaaatataaatattcaaaaaatagtggggtcaggtgatggcacacctgtttgagtaccACACACTGTTACCTGctcaatgatctgggttcaagccacctacTGTGGACAGGGCTGGGGGAAGaggttcatgagcagtaaagcattgTTGTAAgtggctctctttttctctccttctttcatcTCCCtagcctctcagtttctctctgtcatataaatgtaaagataaatttaaaaaaaaaaacgaacaaataaataaggaaaggaaaaaatggccacaggagtgttGGGAGTCATAAGGACCATGCTATTTGGTAGCCCTGGTGGAACTAAAAAAGGAATTTAGTCAAACTATCGCTATTACAATCTTCagaggggaccagggctttgaaccaagattcttgtgcatggcaacacaaGCACACAGTATTATGAAAGTAAATATTATCTTCCCAATTTTAGTGAATATTATCAGCCAAAAAGTATACAACAGAAGGTAATCTCAAATGAATTCTAAGTCAGTACAGAAAAAGTTATTAGTAAAAATTTCATAATAAGCAGAAAAATGTAATACATGTGAATATAGAGGTAGCTAAAATATAGACAAATATTTCTACAAAACCTGGTACAAAGCAGAAAGGTAGCTAATAATCGCATTACTGTGCTCAAATGTACCCAGCAAGTACAGAAGGATATTTCAATTACTATAATCACATAACAACTACAAAAGAATACTTAAATAGAGCCATGAAcgttttaacattaaaaaattattagctttatttatttattggatagaaacagtcagaaatcaagagggaagatggTGATAagacagggacagaaagacacctgcaaccctgcttcaccacttctgaagctttccccctgaaagtgggaaccagaaacttgaaccgaggtccttaagcattgtaacgtgtgtgctcaccccggtgtgctaccactcggccTGGGTCATGAAAGTTTGTATATTTATCCTCAAAACCTAGAAATCATCATCAAAATCCAGAAAATATCATCCcctaagtctaaaaaaaaaaaaggacacaataACTAGAATATAGTtaaaacatatttaaatataGGAAAACCAGGATGCCtcaataaaattgttttaaataaatgtgaaatTAGAGTGTGGAGTTTGactttctctttttgattttaGTCTATAAATAGTCTACTAATATTGATCAAAATACTTAGACTTAATATACTAGGAAGCAAACTGAAGCTAGAATAGAAAATCACCAGGAAAAACAATAAACAGCTGATAACTGTTACCAGTGTTTTCTGTTAgggagaaaagaaatatttctacTGATGACAAACAGCCTTGACATAGAACCTACTTATCATACAAAGGAAGCAGTCCCTCTGATTTAAGTTAGGATATATgacctaaaaaacaaaacaaaaccttaatTTTACTTTCAACAGGTAGACCATCTATGTagtctaaaaacaaaaaacaaaaaaaaatgttggaaatAAAACATTGAAAATTGCTTCTTTCAGTGTACTACATCACCACTTTTAGTGGGTTCTTGTTTATTGGGAGCATAATGTCTAAAACATatttctaacttttaaaaaaatatttattcccttttgttgtccttgttttattgttgtagttattattgtagttgtgattgatgtcgtcgttgttggataggacagagagaaatggagagaggaggggaagacagagagggggagagaaagacacctgcagacctacttcatcacttgtgaagcgactccccttcaggtggggagctgggggctcgaactgggatccttccccagtccttgtgctttgtgccacctgtgcttaacccactgcactaccgcccgactcccatttctaACTTTTTTATACTTAAAGTGTCACGTGCCATCTGTGTTCTAAGTAGAAAAGATTAAAGGGTCAAGGAGGACTTTTTCCAGATAAACAGTTTTTCCTTGTGATATTCTATTCTAGCTTCAGTTTCCTTCCTAGTATATTAAGTCTAAGTATTTTGACCAATGTTAGTAGACTATTTACAGACTAAAATTAGCTGTTTTGTCCTGCTCTTAAAAGTTTTCACTCTACTGTTTATTTCAATTTAAAATCTCTTTGACATTCCATCCCAAACTACCTATCCCCACCTTGATATATTCTATATTCTTCttttatatatagaatatatatatatattatattattctctatattctatattcttttcttatattttcactTCTCTCTTGGTTGCTATTAGTCTGTACTTAATGAAAACAACCCTAAATTTCTCTACATTTGAATATTTGACTTCCTAAAGTTCACATTCTCAaatcaccacccccccccccattttctatcTAAACCTAGTTTAGATAGAAATCTTCAAGACAAGGGactatgtggtggcacacctgtttaagttcaaatattaccatgttcaaggacccatgtttaagcccctagtcctcacctgcagtgggaaagcttcacaagcattgtgGCAGCACTGCAGATgcctttctgtccctttctccctctctgtcacccttcctgctcagtttctctgtcttatcaaataaagtctCAAACATGTGGACATTACTTTTAACAGCACCTAAATCGACAATGCTAAAGTTGAAATATTAGTGGAAGAAGACCATTCAAAATTAAATATCTTGATATAAAATTAGCGTTCAGCATTACCtaggttttctatttctttttaaacactATCAAGAAGACCCTGACTTAATTTTCTCCATTCCTGCCATTTAAGATTCAGTAATATATCGGAAAGGAATAGAGGATGATAAGTCTAATGTCTTAATGtaacatataaaaaaataagttttatgtGTAAGAGGATCAGTTATTTTCCCAAAGTCGTACAACTAATAAATATCTTAGTCAAAACAAAGAGTAGATCTCCAGCTTTGTAGCTGAATTCCTTCCCCCATCATTAAGTTCTCTTTTGACTCTCTGCTacatttaagataaaaaaaaaaaaaactctaatgagaaactttaaaaagtttctttctttacctGACATAGTCAGAGGTGAGGAAGCACCCACTGCAGATATAATGGAGGAGGATAAAATAGGAGAGGATGTCTGAGTGGCTGAACCCAAAGAGCACATGTGTCCAGTATGAAGGTCATTGGTTACTGGTCACTGGTCACTTGCGATGATACAAACTTATTTACAGACAGCTCCATGGAAACCCCAAGATTCTACCAGGTGGTAGTTTGGTGGGAGAATGATGTCACAGATAGGCAGTTTAAAGGTATGAAATAGCCAATGAGGAGGTCATATTTCCCACAAAAAGATAGGATTGGGTGGAGACTATGTATGGAAGGGGAGTTGAAAACATCTAAGTAATTGAATCCTTCAAGAATCCCCCAACCTCTTATGTTAGTTACGGAAATCATCTCAGTTTTTCTTAGATGTTTTGATTAATAGTATTCACTGATGTTCTATTTTCAACATTATCAGTTTATACCTTACATTTACATGTATAACATGGGGCTATAAATGTAAGTTATAAACTATCTACTAATTATAAACAGTGACTAGACTTACAGAATttcaaatatctataaatatgtttttataatgtggataaataaaattaatatcctTAGGGGTGAAGGTTAGCGGTATCTAAGTTGAACAATGACAGTTACTATGAAATTGTATCAGGGGTCTGATTAGTGGACTCACTGCAGCTTTTAAGGGCCAAAGGAAGGGCCTAGGAGTTCTTTTCATGACGTTAAAGAGC
Above is a window of Erinaceus europaeus chromosome 3, mEriEur2.1, whole genome shotgun sequence DNA encoding:
- the LOC132537471 gene encoding uncharacterized protein C2orf78-like translates to MCSLGSATQTSSPILSSSIISAVGASSPLTMSENFQNSTLLGTSNSLQFSLPIVSSAASLTASVCNFSRDSSPAVSSPWLLPSASNTSLQPLMPSAYLYQQPSTTTLPRGTGQSQISTSATSYPSILEWDVTGSTENKSSSLEDFTVTLIDQDKAVASMSMVAQYDKTPGAKNMITMYPSLSASLVQGTTYQIPNQAPSLALPYQEGNQVYYCNQGTLGPLLSGELGPCLQSYGSESYPENRGSVPQTLNNLYPEMVMVLKEVQPTNTLPPVSTSGMYYSVSTQPSTETGLQVMDPSLGMETSYGLQHPGQTLCLSQSPEFTKAGSSQIQILDRHSSPEVGEIPMLTPIQSSGNLALPPTQNLEQTQNKNLNEINIELAKSLDAYQIPIENEDPPLCPLEIPDIQQLLAYLDPLGQENQSGCENIGLGNNILCFNDQETLENGAKPSGGFADITTPVGEIHLPQLFYSFSDLDQAKDFNTFQVKDEGVIKFSEVQGESSVMKSLSDDVRNITHVASKPVDGPLKADTLQNSQESVLVGQVVLCNEEPNDRAPTDIEKLPNDKSQKAASSRISKTKNQGQKKTKENTKITDENKASGNKVKTEEKPTIAGMKRKKNQPDFSPEVFKKPRSCLGLHMLESVQVFHALGKKSDKKTGLSSSRALGNPSRPKDPQQLSTAVKAWLDAPGEGTALKAPSNAEEECSSPSQYELPPPGKVKLVPLPFPALDKSQARPVPRRPQPLSSHRPAVAYPARPESANSAQPTAVNPSCPTAAALTAPARPAQPVLNNPTRSAMTNPIRSSVSHSAASRPAPYKTSSCISLQRQSVPTTGTKRQSPPKSQNQFLIQDFCFQPIPWRKPNVPEPVMSTPITKEQRPEREAMKRKAQQERENAAKYTALGKMQYFIEREKEMEIARYYGYVK